In Miscanthus floridulus cultivar M001 chromosome 5, ASM1932011v1, whole genome shotgun sequence, one genomic interval encodes:
- the LOC136455561 gene encoding carboxylesterase 15-like: MARELCPSKLAHRTELQAAMRGGKGYRLPNGATGQTNWNGVQPLRRIGRKRYVGKGTAEPEELTAWHGSSAVVNASSVDLGRVFVCGDSAGGNIAHHVPIWYGNEQLTLDLIIWITECVLLWPFFAAEERTTSEAASLVDEHQFMGMALFDQAWRLALPIGATRDHSVANPFGPDSVPLDDVAFPPLLVVDPDQDVLHDRIQDYAARLTAMGKPVELAVFRG; this comes from the exons ATGGCCCGAGAGCTCTGCCCTTCAAAATTGGCGCACAGGACTGAGCTACAGGCTGCTATGAGGGGCGGGAAGGGTTACCGGCTACCCAACGGAGCTACGGGCCAGACCAATTGGAATGGGGTGCAACCACTACGACGAATTGGAAGAAAACGCTACGTCGGCAAGGGGACAGCGGAGCCAGAGGAGCTCACGGCATGGCATGGCTCATCTGCGGTCGTCAACGCAAG ttcggtcGACCTAGGCAGGGTGTTCGTCTGCGGCGACTCGGCCGGCGGCAACATCGCGCACCACGTCCCCATCTGGTACGGCAACGAGCAGCTCACCCTTGACCTCATCATCTGGATCACCGAGTGCGTCCTGCTTTGGCCCTTCTTCGCCGCCGAGGAGAGGACGACATCTGAGGCGGCCAGCCTTGTTGATGAACACCAGTTCATGGGCATGGCACTGTTCGACCAGGCGTGGCGCCTGGCGCTGCCCATCGGCGCGACCAGGGACCACTCGGTGGCCAACCCGTTCGGGCCGGACAGCGTCCCGCTGGACGACGTCGCCTTCCCACCGCTGCTCGTCGTGGACCCGGACCAGGACGTGCTGCACGACCGCATACAGGACTATGCCGCTAGGTTGACTGCGATGGGGAAGCCGGTCGAACTTGCCGTGTTCAGAGGCTAG